The DNA window AGCTaccaaggccaccactgccaTTTTGCCTGGGtggaattaaggaaaaaaagacgaagagaagacaaaaaaaaacccctaccaACTCCCCACCCCCCAACATTTCATTAAGTGccctttacttctttgccaattCATTAATTTGCATTCTTTCCCAAATCCTGTGAATTCCCATATATTCAGGActtaaaccaaaccaaactctATTGCCGCATCCCAATTAATTTAATTAGAAAGAAATAAGAGGAATGTTTCTTTACAAATAGATTGTGTGAATCTGATGTTTGATGAGGCCTGGGACTTGTAGAGAAGGAAGTGACTGGAGAAACTATCAGTTTCAGAAAACGTTCTTCATTGACATGGACTTCTGCTCAGACAAGGTCCTGCCAAATTCCTGAATTTCAAGAAgaagaacagagaaataaaaggctTATGAATAATGATTTCCCTGCCCAGGGTGAAGTCAAAACTCATTTTAATGGTCATGTGTCAGTGTTACAGAAGGGCGGGGTGCGTAGTAAGGGGAACATTCAGTAGATGGATTGGGAAGTGTGCACCTTTCAAATGCCTCAGGCAATGGGGAAGGGGAGTGGGAGATATGGCCAGGAAAGCCCTCCCTGGACCCCACTGCTGTGAGCCCACCAGCATCATTCCTATATCCACTAGCCCCCACAACCCCACTCCCAGTCCCATGTCCCTTCCCCCTTAGTGtcaccccagcccctctgcagttCCCGAGCCCAAACCCTGGGAACAATCTCTGatctccccagtgtcccctcagtgtcccctgtgccaaTCCCAGTCCTATGTTTACccttccattttttccccccagtgctcccctgATCCTCAATCTTACTCCCAATCCTCTGCAAATTTCTTGTAGCGCCGGGCTGATTACAAACCCCGACTGAATCCCTAAAGCCACTCCCTCAGCCCCCACTGTCctccacagccccatcccagaaCCTAGTTCCAATCCCAGTCCCTTGACCCTGTTGGTGTCACCCCAGTACTCTAACCCAAATTGAGAGGTCACTCCTTGCCCCCACAACACCCCTCTGGAGCCCCCATGGTCCCACCCTGCAATCCCAATCCCATGTCTCCCCCTCCATATGACCCCATTGTCCCCCAGTCGCTGACACCAAATTGGCTGGAGTGAACTCCCTGATGGAACTGGAGGTATCAGAAAGCCAGAATTCTTTATCAGCTGGGACTCAGCTGATATCTCCTGGacctgcagctcaggggggaCTTTACCATGGGGTATTTATCCACCACAATTATAAATATTCATTAGAAGGGGCTTCTTAGCTAACACAGATGCATCACTTTCTCTGGAAATAATTTGCATGGTTCTGCCACTTTCTGGAAGTCCTTTTATGGTACTAGAGGGTCATCCAAAGGGTTTCTGGGTGTGGTTTTCACTGATTGCCCCAATATGCCAGATGACCTTTCCTGCAACTTCTGCTTTTTGCAGGTGCTGCTCTTTCAGTGGTCAAGAACTTGGAAAAGAGCCTCACTGGAGTTCCTTTATCTGTTTCTCCATGGACTCCATCCATGTTCATCCTCCTTACCCACACTTCTCTTGCCTTTCCTTGCTTTTACCCATTCATTTCAAGCTCAATCCTACATCTTTAAGGCATATGAAACTTTCTATTCTCTCTTATTGCTCAAACCCCACAACCCCAATCTCACTGTTCCATCTTCCCCCAATTCCCCCCAGTCCCACTCCCCATGGCTCACTGAGTTGCTGCCACATCTCAGATACAAAATGGGGTCCCCTATCAGATGACATCCCCATAGGCATCTTGAGTCTGGGCTTGATCTCTCGTGGAAGTTCCTGGGTGACTCTCCTGGCCTTTTTGGTGGGGCAGGAGAATTTCTGGACCTCCAAGAAGTGATCCACCAACACCAGGAAATATCTGAGCCCATGTTGGCATGGTAGCTCAAAAAAGCCATTTGCCAGTAATGCCCAGGAGTGTTTCCTCTTTCAGTGATGCTTGGAGGTGATGGTTTTGAATTCAAAGAGTTCTTTTGAAAACATATCAGGCATTGCTCTGTAACAGATCTGACACCCCTTgtggacacagggacaggaacacccatgacagggaacagggatggggaccccCACTTCggggagggaacagggacaggaacacCTGTGcaaggggacaagggacagtgACAGAGACAACGACCTCCACAGTGTTCCAACCCTGTCAATCTCTGATAAAGGCAGTGCTGTGGTGATGGGAAGAAAGTGACTGAGAAGCTATCAGTTTCAGAAAACGTTCTTCATTGACATGGACTGTTGCTCAGAGAAGGTCCTgcaaaattcctgaatttcaagaagaagaacaaagaaataACAGGCCTATGAATTTTAATTTCCCCACCCAGGGTGAAGTTAAAGCTCATTTTAATGGTCATGTGTCTGTATTACGGAAGGGAGTGGTGCATAGCAAGGGGGTTGTGCGGTGGCTGGATTAGGAAGTCTGCACCTTCCAACTACCTCACCaatggggaaagggagaggaagatATGGCTGGGAAActaggataaaaaggaggctgcattgTCCAGCAATTTGAGAGACTTCATGAGaaaatgccccatggcctcatCCTATGATCATGAATAAAATGACAGAACTCTTCTGTCTCCTTTGTGCAAGGAAATCTCTGTCGAAGGTGAATTTTTCTGCTCAAATGTTCGAgagcaaaataatttcacttgAATCCTAAGTAGTGTGCTTAGCTTCAGCCAGAGTCTCATCCACAAAATGGTAGCTCTGCCTCCTATACCCCTGGTGTTGCATCAGCCAAATACACATCCATAAGAAGTCATATATATTCAAACATTTCCCTTCTacagccctggctcctcccaAAATCTTCCAGCTGACTCTTCCTTGCTGTCTGTTGGTGGAGACTTTCCTGCCGTCTGATTGGAGGTGAGGTGTTGTCATGCCACACCtccccagaaaaaaattttcccattcccagctgccccatggAAGGGGCACAGGTAAATGCCCTCCCTCCACATCTTCCTAACCACCCCTGACAACCAGGGCCATCTGGTGGCAAGAATacagagggaggaaaggagactAGGAGAATAAATGTGGTTgtccaaaaaacaaaccacaatcAAATAACCATAAAAACtaaacttctcttaacatacaAACAATATTCATCCCTAAATTGTGAGAGCCAAACATCATGTTACCCATCTAtaacaaagctgtggctgctccactCCTGGAAgggttcaaggccaggctgcgCAGATCATGAAGCAGTCCGGCCCAggggaagatgtccctgcccatggcagggctggcaccggACGGGCTTTAAGGTggctccatcccaaaccattgcagagcccccggggccgggatggggcggggcgggcgctcggcagtgccagcagctcgtGCTGCCACCTGCTGTTGGCACCTGGAACTGCAGCTGGGGGTGGCGCATGTGCAGCGCTGCTGATTTCCCACGCCCACTGCTGCCCTCCAGTGGACAACTCCTGAACCACAACTGccagaatccccaaatcccagaatgggtcaggctggaaggatCCAGAGAGGGCACTTGGCCCAACCTCCCAGCTCAGGCAACACCATCCCTGAGCCCAGGATTGCATCCACAgcagcccagaactggacacagcactgggcaGAGCTTGACACAGCCCTCCTGATGTGTCTcactgggaagggcagaggggtACAAACACTGCCTGAACTCCAGGCCCCATCCCTCCTGATACCCCTTTGATGCCTCCTCGTCCTAGGACACACAGCCAGCTCACTTGTCACCCACCAGACCCCCAGGTTCATCACCACAGCTGCTTTATcagatcccatccagcctggactGGCACCAGGGACTGTCCCCCCCCAGAGACAGGACCCCCCCTCGCCCTCTTGAATCTCTCAATTACCAGCCTTTAAGGTCCGCCTGAAGTGTAGGATGCTATGCCTGGAAAGTGGCCGAGGGACAATGCCCAGTTTGCGAAAATTGTAGCTACTTTGAGAGGGGTTTTGTGCTGATTTTGGTGCTGAATCAGGCTAAAACCAGCCCAAATTACCAATCCTAAATTGACAACTGAGGGTGAAGCACCAGAGCTGTACCTGGCTGTCCATCATCGGGCCCTAGGAATGTCCAACCCACTCTCAGACAGCGACTCCTCTCCCCTATTCCTGTTTAGATTTATTCAATGGAATTATTTTGAGAGAAGTATTTAATAGAATTGCTTTGCACATTGATACTGGTGGACACAGTAGCTACAGTGGCTGTTGTAACTTTGTGGCTCAAGGAGTCCTGGTGATCAAGGTGGCCACAATGGCCTTGGTGGTTACAGTGAGCATGGTGGCCAGAGTGGCTGTGGTGTCCGCAGTGCCACAGTgacaatggtggctgcagttACCTCATGGTGGCAACAGCTGTGATGGTGGCCATAgtggcagtggtggccttggtAGCCTTGGTGACCTTGTTTCTCTAGGGGTCATGGTGATCTTGCTGATCATGGCGGCCACAGTGACAACAGTGACCTTGGTGCCATGATGGCCATGGTTGCCATGGTAACCGCAGTGACCTCGGTGGCCTCCTGGCTCAGAGGATTCCGAgggcccctgccagggcagtggaGGCCAGCAGGAGTCCTCCAACGTGGAAGGGGGCATTGGGGACACTCCCACCTAAGGGAAAATATGAGCATCAGGGGGACCATGATGAGAGTGAAGGAGTCAGGATTTGCCATAATGGAGGCTTGGGGTTACAGGAGAGATGGGGCCATGAGGTGACAGAGTGTCGGGGGGGGGCATGGAGGGGGACAGAGGTCAGGGAGGCCAGGGGGGTCTTGGTGGGCTTAGGAGTGACAGGGGTCAGGAGGAGTCAGGGATTGCCATGGGGGATTACAGGGTTTTAGGGAGTGTCATTGGGGGTCCTGGCCCACCCATGTTCTGTACACAgcagccatccccacagcactgcctttATCAGAGAGGGACAGGGTTGGTACTCTGGAGggtccctgtctctgtccctgtccccgtccccatcCCTTGTCCCCTGGCACGGgtgttcctgtccctgttccctcccGGAAGTAAGGGTCCCTGTCTCTGTGCCCTGTCATGTGTgttcctgcccctgtgcccacaaTGGGTGTCCCCAGAATTAgtctccccagcccagggtaTCCTTGTCCCTCCACACACTGTGTGTGTCCCAGTCCCCCATCCCCAGTCAGTGTCATTGTCCCCTGTGCTTTATCATGGCTGTCCCCATTCCCCCAGGCTGTCACCTGTAGCATCACCTCCCAGCCACTCGCAGTTGTATTTGCTGTAGGTCCCGCTGGAGTGGAGCTGGATCTGTGTCTTGTCCCCTTTCAGGGTGTATTGGGTGACCTTGAAGGTCTCAAAGGGTGGGATCAGCACCACCTTCTCTTCCGGCTGTTCGCTGAAAAACGGGATCTCCACGCCATGGCACGTGTGCAGCTCAAGCATTGTCTCACCAGGGCACTCGCCAATTTGTTTGCTCGGGAACACCGGCATGAAATGACCAAACCGGATGGTTTCACCAGGCTTTGTCTCGAACCGGGTGTCACACACCTTCAGGAACGCATCCCGACACTGCCCTTTCTGAGCGTCCCTCAGCGTGGCCACGGCGTCGGTCAGcagaaaatgcagtgttttgaaGTGGAAGTTGTCCCGGTATTCCTGGCGGGAACGCCCAACCACGCGCACAGCATCATTGAATGTTCTGGGATCAGTCATTGTGAAGGCCATGATGGCAGTGGCCTGgtctggggacagaggggactcAGGGGGCCCCCAACTCTGCCACTTGGCTGCAGCCTTTCCCCAAACCTCAGCAAACTCCTTGTTCTGCTCAAACTCGGACCAGCTGAGGGTCACCAATGCCGCCTTCATGGCAGGGCCACAGCCCCGGTACTGGTCATCGAAGGAGTCCGGGACCATGTCCAGGGGGATCACATTGACAGCCGTGGTAGCCATGGCCattgccagcagtgccagggtctGAGCCAGGAGGGCCATGTCAGGGAGAGGCCACATGGACCAGTGTGGACACTggaggacacagaggggacacggggagtGTTCCTCAGTGAGGGACTGGGGAGAGGAGTGGGGTCAGCAGAGATGTGCGTGAGGGGGAAGGGAGGCACTCCTGCCCAGCCGACCACTGGACATGTCCAGGTTCCTtgatcccaaatcctgggaTTACTTATGCCTCCCCAAGATCCCCCCACTGCTCAGGGTCCCCAGTCCACAGTACCATCAACCCCAGAAGCCCAATCCTTATCCCATGACTACAagtcccctcagccccagcagaatCCCAACCCAAATACTGACGTCACTCCCTgagcccctcagtgtccctctcGGTTGGTCTCCAGACCCCAATCCTATTCCCATTCCCCAGTTCTTTGGTGTCACACTAGGACATCAACCCAAATACAGGCATCACACCCTGCCCCCACAGTGTCTCCCAGCCTTCCCATCACCCCAATCCCACTCTCACCATCCTGTGTCCTCCCTTCATTTTCCCCCAGAGCCCTCCATTACCTCAATCTCATGCCTGTGACTCCCCCAGTATCCCCCCATGTCCGCAAACCAAATCCCTCAGACCCCCAAAGAGTCCTCCCGGAGTCCCCCCACCACAATACCAAAATCAGCAGGAGTGAACTCCGTGATGGATATGGAGATAGCAGAAAGCCAGAATTCTTGATCAGCTCAGACTCGCAGCGGAtctctcctggtcctgcacatCAGGGGGGACTTTGCCATGGGGTATTTATCCacaataattataaatattcatTAAGATGTGTCACTTATCTAATACAGAAACTGTACTTTTCCTGTAAATCATTTGCATTGATCCACCTCCCCCTACAAGTCTTTTATTGTCCTGGAGAGTCATAAAAATGGGCCTTCTGGGGCTCAGTTTCACCAAATACCTTGATACCAAAGGAACTGTTCCTGGAACAATTTCTTTGCACAGGTGCTGTTGGTTCCTGTTACAGAACTTGCCCAAACCCCACTGGAGTTCCCTTTAGATGTTTCTCCAACGGTTCTAGCCGTGACTTTCATCCTGTGTGCacacctctccctccttttaTCATTTCTGCCAGTTTGTCTTCAGGCTCTGTCCAGCACCTTCAGGGGAAGGGAAAATTTCCATTCTCTCTGTTATTTGTCACTTTGCCACAGAAATGCTCCAGTTCTGTCATCATCCATGGTACCATCCAGGATCTCCAGGTCTTTTCTGTCCTGAGGAACCCAGAATGGGCAAGAgcactgggcagagctggagacagCACTGGGAAgaactggacatggcactgggCAGAATAAGATACAGCCCCGAGCACAGCTGGACATGGAAATGGGCAGTCGGACACAGTACTGGGCAGAACTGGACCCAGTGCTGGACAGAGCTGGACACTGGGCA is part of the Ammospiza nelsoni isolate bAmmNel1 chromosome 1, bAmmNel1.pri, whole genome shotgun sequence genome and encodes:
- the LOC132076713 gene encoding erythroblast NAD(P)(+)--arginine ADP-ribosyltransferase-like, with translation MALLAQTLALLAMAMATTAVNVIPLDMVPDSFDDQYRGCGPAMKAALVTLSWSEFEQNKEFAEVWGKAAAKWQSWGPPESPLSPDQATAIMAFTMTDPRTFNDAVRVVGRSRQEYRDNFHFKTLHFLLTDAVATLRDAQKGQCRDAFLKVCDTRFETKPGETIRFGHFMPVFPSKQIGECPGETMLELHTCHGVEIPFFSEQPEEKVVLIPPFETFKVTQYTLKGDKTQIQLHSSGTYSKYNCEWLGGDATGGSVPNAPFHVGGLLLASTALAGALGIL